The Sebastes fasciatus isolate fSebFas1 chromosome 4, fSebFas1.pri, whole genome shotgun sequence genome window below encodes:
- the LOC141766739 gene encoding uncharacterized protein LOC141766739 isoform X1: MFKCPIFFKLLQMSQNKLIVFFDLETTGLVTTVCDIIQVSAICGEKDFNVYTLPDCAIDPDATKVSGFTVTDGELFCRGTPKDTVPLVDALTRFINFLRSFRRPVLLAAHNAKQFDAPIICRVMRQLNLQQEFQQVVSGFVDTFLLSKKLFRGLSIGHSQKNLVRHFLGKSYNAHDASEDATMLQELFNHWRPSISDVATVTFSTNMF; encoded by the exons ATGTTCAAATGTCCTATTTTCTTTAAACTCTTGCAGATGTCTCAAAACAAACTCATCGTTTTCTTTGACCTGGAGACCACTGGATTAG TCACCACAGTGTGTGACATCATCCAGGTGTCGGCCATCTGCGGAGAGAAGGACTTCAACGTCTACACCCTCCCCGACTGCGCCATCGATCCGGATGCCACAAAGGTGTCGGGCTTCACCGTGACAGATGGCGAGCTGTTTTGCCGCGGGACTCCTAAGGACACCGTCCCTCTCGTTGACGCTCTCACACGCTTCATCAACTTCCTTCGCTCCTTCCGCCGCCCCGTGCTGCTGGCGGcccacaatgcaaagcagtTCGATGCCCCCATAATCTGCAGAGTGATGCGACAGCTCAACCTCCAGCAGGAGTTCCAGCAGGTGGTGTCTGGGTTTGTGGATACCTTCCTGCTGAGCAAGAAACTCTTTCGTGGTCTGAGCATAGGTCATTCTCAGAAGAATCTGGTTCGCCACTTCCTGGGGAAGTCCTACAACGCCCATGATGCAAGTGAGGATGCCACGATGCTGCAGGAGCTGTTCAACCACTGGCGTCCCAGTATATCGGACGTCGCGACAGTTACCTTCTCAAccaatatgttttaa
- the LOC141766739 gene encoding DNA polymerase III PolC-type-like isoform X2 produces the protein MSQNKLIVFFDLETTGLVTTVCDIIQVSAICGEKDFNVYTLPDCAIDPDATKVSGFTVTDGELFCRGTPKDTVPLVDALTRFINFLRSFRRPVLLAAHNAKQFDAPIICRVMRQLNLQQEFQQVVSGFVDTFLLSKKLFRGLSIGHSQKNLVRHFLGKSYNAHDASEDATMLQELFNHWRPSISDVATVTFSTNMF, from the exons ATGTCTCAAAACAAACTCATCGTTTTCTTTGACCTGGAGACCACTGGATTAG TCACCACAGTGTGTGACATCATCCAGGTGTCGGCCATCTGCGGAGAGAAGGACTTCAACGTCTACACCCTCCCCGACTGCGCCATCGATCCGGATGCCACAAAGGTGTCGGGCTTCACCGTGACAGATGGCGAGCTGTTTTGCCGCGGGACTCCTAAGGACACCGTCCCTCTCGTTGACGCTCTCACACGCTTCATCAACTTCCTTCGCTCCTTCCGCCGCCCCGTGCTGCTGGCGGcccacaatgcaaagcagtTCGATGCCCCCATAATCTGCAGAGTGATGCGACAGCTCAACCTCCAGCAGGAGTTCCAGCAGGTGGTGTCTGGGTTTGTGGATACCTTCCTGCTGAGCAAGAAACTCTTTCGTGGTCTGAGCATAGGTCATTCTCAGAAGAATCTGGTTCGCCACTTCCTGGGGAAGTCCTACAACGCCCATGATGCAAGTGAGGATGCCACGATGCTGCAGGAGCTGTTCAACCACTGGCGTCCCAGTATATCGGACGTCGCGACAGTTACCTTCTCAAccaatatgttttaa